Proteins encoded in a region of the Sceloporus undulatus isolate JIND9_A2432 ecotype Alabama chromosome 11, SceUnd_v1.1, whole genome shotgun sequence genome:
- the OMG gene encoding oligodendrocyte-myelin glycoprotein, which translates to MENLVLKAPPPCVLALLFILPAVQGVCPSACSCSGNDRNVDCSGRNLTTLPHGLQDNITYLNLSYNRLVDLDHQLTRFANLRTLDLAHNWLQNLPAHLPKSLWEIYAAHNNIRVLQKLDTAYQWNLKVLDVSRNMVERAVLINNTMSSLKFLNLSSNKLWTVPTNIPFNTETVDLSNNFLTQILPGTLMRLTRLSKLYLHNNKFTYIPDEAFDQLVQLQLITLYDNPWACGDGSKAALSYLQEWIGETSATVLGMPCSVEATTPWKRAMPYSAAPTAAENPLLVKAMKALHTAGPPVPTEQTGRVHQQLRTKGISLSATVGQTIAFTSTGRPLSFYPEGLSTEKLSSYEAAAATHSIYIQDTTSVNSSTTGLAGSPSTPMTLSIASGMPTNYTKRPQSTTPVKREESTKKINPRAPSKATVPERCLLVIVTLVTMALAMGYGFVLK; encoded by the coding sequence ATGGAAAACTTGGTCTTGAAGGCGCCGCCACCCTGTGTCCTGGCTCTTCTGTTCATCCTACCAGCCGTTCAGGGCGTTTGTCCTTCCGCGTGCTCATGCTCAGGGAACGACAGAAACGTGGACTGTTCAGGCAGAAACCTGACCACGCTGCCACACGGACTTCAAGACAACATCACCTATTTAAACCTGTCCTATAACCGCTTGGTGGACCTCGACCACCAGCTGACAAGGTTTGCCAATTTGAGGACCCTGGACCTGGCCCACAATTGGCTCCAGAACCTCCCAGCACACCTGCCCAAGTCGCTGTGGGAAATATAcgcggcacacaacaacatcagagTCCTTCAGAAGCTGGACACGGCTTACCAGTGGAACCTTAAGGTCCTCGACGTCTCCAGGAACATGGTGGAAAGGGCCGTTCTCATCAACAACACCATGAGCAGCCTCAAGTTCCTCAACCTCAGCAGCAACAAGCTCTGGACAGTTCCCACCAACATCCCTTTCAACACGGAGACGGTGGATCTATCCAACAACTTCTTGACCCAAATACTACCCGGCACGCTGATGAGACTCACGCGCCTCTCCAAACTTTACCTGCACAACAACAAGTTCACCTACATCCCAGACGAAGCTTTCGACCAGCTCGTCCAACTGCAGCTCATAACCCTTTACGACAACCCTTGGGCGTGTGGGGATGGGAGTAAGGCGGCGCTTTCCTATCTCCAGGAATGGATAGGAGAAACCAGCGCTACGGTCCTGGGGATGCCATGTTCAGTTGAGGCCACCACGCCTTGGAAGCGTGCCATGCCATACTCGGCGGCTCCCACAGCTGCAGAGAACCCCCTCCTTGTGAAAGCAATGAAGGCGTTGCACACAGCTGGGCCGCCGGTGCCAACCGAACAAACCGGGCGCGTGCACCAACAGTTGAGAACGAAGGGCATTAGTCTAAGCGCCACTGTTGGACAAACAATTGCGTTCACAAGCACGGGCCGGCCGCTGTCCTTCTACCCGGAAGGGCTGAGCACAGAAAAGCTTAGTTCTTACGAAGCGGCTGCAGCCACACACAGCATCTACATTCAAGATACAACCTCTGTGAATTCAAGCACAACGGGTCTGGCAGGATCACCCTCCACGCCAATGACCTTGAGTATCGCCAGCGGGATGCCCACGAACTATACAAAGAGGCCTCAAAGCACAACTCCTGTAAAGAGAGAGGAATCGACCAAGAAAATCAACCCCCGGGCACCCTCCaaagcaactgtccctgagcggTGTTTGTTAGTCATCGTAACGCTTGTCACCATGGCCCTAGCAATGGGCTATGGATTTGTGCTTAAGTGA
- the EVI2B gene encoding protein EVI2B isoform X1: MRTNKKLVSTRDGIKQKASFNHLTPSLPSILASEEFASIKTTMDVNPAVFIFFYGQMWWNHVSAETQGPANFSSPTMLPTVATTVGDTEITSQTYLTQTRKLGDSIKNNRPLSTAKPQHPITEEPKSHNEHIIAAVVIGVILIVMIVVIVSIFLWRRWKTADLPLPHWAGRSPFADGDLPEIATDKEVANGLKRVSVLSLLPWKFNKETQLLEPAEGSLSESKQNLDALSRCDTEETESSPTVTGNSVSSTSEQTAISGEPGSLVEVPLQAHSPEPLDLPPPPSWIGGTTGDLCPGPSESFSPEPNAEIQCPVPDVSYQNPSETLLLPPPPDELLSN; encoded by the exons ATGCGTACAAACAAGAAGCTGGTTAGTACAAGAGACGGTATCAAACAG AAGGCAAGCTTCAACCATCTCACTCCCTCGCTGCCTTCTATTCTCGCTTCAGAAGAGTTTGCCAGCATCAAGACAACAATGGACGTCAATCCTGCCGTCTTCATTTTCTTCTACGGACAAATGTGGTGGAACCACGTCTCCGCAGAGACACAGGGGCCTGCAAATTTTTCGTCTCCAACTATGCTTCCAACTGTCGCAACAACGGTAGGCGATACCGAGATCACATCCCAAACGTATCTGACTCAAACAAGAAAATTGGGAGACTCCATCAAGAACAATAGGCCACTGTCTACTGCAAAGCCCCAACATCCCATAACGGAGGAGCCCAAATCTCACAATGAACACATAATAGCTGCAGTGGTAATTGGGGTCATCCTGATTGTCatgattgttgttattgtcagCATCTTCCTATGGAGGCGATGGAAGACGGCAGATTTGCCCCTTCCCCACTGGGCAGGGCGCTCCCCCTTTGCGGATGGAGACCTGCCAGAGATCGCCACAGATAAAGAAGTGGCCAATGGTCTGAAGCGGGTCTCTGTCCTCTCGCTCTTGCCCTGGAAGTTTAACAAGGAGACGCAGCTGCTCGAACCCGCAGAAGGCTCCTTGTCTGAATCCAAGCAGAATCTGGATGCGTTGTCTAGATGCGACACCGAGGAGACAGAGTCCAGCCCCACAGTAACAGGGAACTCAGTATCATCAACAAGTGAACAAACAGCAATCTCTGGGGAACCAGGCAGCTTGGTTGAAGTTCCACTTCAGGCGCATAGCCCTGAGCCTCTCGATCTGCCTCCGCCACCCAGCTGGATTGGTGGCACTACTGGAGACCTCTGTCCTGGTCCGTCCGAGTCCTTTTCACCTGAACCCAATGCAGAAATCCAGTGTCCGGTGCCTGACGTCTCGTACCAAAACCCGAGTGAAACACTGCTACTTCCTCCGCCACCAGATGAACTCTTATCTAACTGA
- the LOC121917117 gene encoding putative GPI-anchored protein pfl2, translating into MQFNPYAIFGLLLSLLLSTPLQSKHTTKMISSAPGSVINTTMPLDINRTISTPGLVSTATTQPAYESTANTTGHVGKSTVTLAINATTTASAVNNATASPARNTTALLVNNSTTSTAGTITPPAKNVTASPANNSTIPLKSETTTSTSSPMNTTTTLPVSKATIPSSPGMNGTRSTPRLTSNTTSTTTRTPNAGVSVAKTTGNRSIARSVPSFVALTLLVMAVLCS; encoded by the coding sequence ATGCAGTTCAACCCCTACGCCATCTTTGGTCTACTACTTAGCTTGCTTTTATCCACTCCCCTCCAAAGCAAACACACCACGAAGATGATATCTTCTGCTCCAGGTTCTGTCATTAATACCACCATGCCATTGGACATCAACCGTACCATATCTACTCCTGGCCTGGTCAGCACAGCCACCACACAACCGGCCTATGAGAGCACCGCAAATACAACAGGGCATGTTGGAAAGTCTACTGTAACCCTGGCCATCAATGCTACAACCACAGCAAGCGCTGTCAACAATGCCACTGCATCACCGGCTCGCAACACCACTGCACTGTTGGTCAACAACAGCACCACATCTACTGCTGGCACCATCACACCTCCAGCCAAGAATGTTACGGCATCACCAGCCAACAACAGCACTATACCGCTAAAAAGCGAAACCACCACATCGACTTCTAGTCCGATGAACACCACCACTACATTACCGGTCAGCAAAGCCACAATACCATCCAGCCCAGGCATGAACGGCACCAGGTCTACTCCTCGCTTAACCAGTAACACTACAAGCACTACTACTAGAACGCCCAATGCTGGTGTGTCCGTTGCTAAAACCACCGGGAACAGAAGCATTGCAAGATCAGTACCTTCATTTGTTGCACTCACATTACTTGTCATGGCAGTGCTTTGCTCATAA
- the EVI2B gene encoding protein EVI2B isoform X2 codes for MDVNPAVFIFFYGQMWWNHVSAETQGPANFSSPTMLPTVATTVGDTEITSQTYLTQTRKLGDSIKNNRPLSTAKPQHPITEEPKSHNEHIIAAVVIGVILIVMIVVIVSIFLWRRWKTADLPLPHWAGRSPFADGDLPEIATDKEVANGLKRVSVLSLLPWKFNKETQLLEPAEGSLSESKQNLDALSRCDTEETESSPTVTGNSVSSTSEQTAISGEPGSLVEVPLQAHSPEPLDLPPPPSWIGGTTGDLCPGPSESFSPEPNAEIQCPVPDVSYQNPSETLLLPPPPDELLSN; via the coding sequence ATGGACGTCAATCCTGCCGTCTTCATTTTCTTCTACGGACAAATGTGGTGGAACCACGTCTCCGCAGAGACACAGGGGCCTGCAAATTTTTCGTCTCCAACTATGCTTCCAACTGTCGCAACAACGGTAGGCGATACCGAGATCACATCCCAAACGTATCTGACTCAAACAAGAAAATTGGGAGACTCCATCAAGAACAATAGGCCACTGTCTACTGCAAAGCCCCAACATCCCATAACGGAGGAGCCCAAATCTCACAATGAACACATAATAGCTGCAGTGGTAATTGGGGTCATCCTGATTGTCatgattgttgttattgtcagCATCTTCCTATGGAGGCGATGGAAGACGGCAGATTTGCCCCTTCCCCACTGGGCAGGGCGCTCCCCCTTTGCGGATGGAGACCTGCCAGAGATCGCCACAGATAAAGAAGTGGCCAATGGTCTGAAGCGGGTCTCTGTCCTCTCGCTCTTGCCCTGGAAGTTTAACAAGGAGACGCAGCTGCTCGAACCCGCAGAAGGCTCCTTGTCTGAATCCAAGCAGAATCTGGATGCGTTGTCTAGATGCGACACCGAGGAGACAGAGTCCAGCCCCACAGTAACAGGGAACTCAGTATCATCAACAAGTGAACAAACAGCAATCTCTGGGGAACCAGGCAGCTTGGTTGAAGTTCCACTTCAGGCGCATAGCCCTGAGCCTCTCGATCTGCCTCCGCCACCCAGCTGGATTGGTGGCACTACTGGAGACCTCTGTCCTGGTCCGTCCGAGTCCTTTTCACCTGAACCCAATGCAGAAATCCAGTGTCCGGTGCCTGACGTCTCGTACCAAAACCCGAGTGAAACACTGCTACTTCCTCCGCCACCAGATGAACTCTTATCTAACTGA